The Devosia sp. genome segment CGTTCCCGTAGCGAGGAGATCGCCTGATGGCCTGGACCCGCGATCAGATGGCGGCCCGCGCCGCCCGTGAACTTGAGGATGGTTTCTACGTCAACCTGGGCATCGGCATTCCCACGCTGGTGGCCAATTACATTCCGTCCGGCATGGATGTGCGGCTGCAAAGCGAGAACGGCATGCTGGGCATGGGCCCCTTTCCCTTCGCGGGAGAGGAGGACGCCGACCTCATCAATGCTGGCAAGCAGACCATCACGGCCCTGCCCGAGACCAGCTTCTTCTCCAGCGCTGACAGTTTCGGCATGATCCGGGGCGGCCACATTGACCTGTCCATCCTCGGCGCCATGCAGGTGGCCGAGAATGGCGACTTGGCCAATTGGATGATCCCCGGAAAGATGGTCAAGGGCATGGGCGGGGCCATGGATCTGGTTGCCGGGGTCAAGCGCGTTGTGGTGGTCATGGAGCATGAAGCCAAGGGTCAGCCCAAATTGCTCAAGGCGTGCAACCTGCCCCTGACCGGCCAGCGCGTGGCCGATCTGGTCATCACCGATCTTGGTGTGTTCACCATTGCACGCCGCGGCGCGACAAATATGGAACTCATCGAACTCGCAGATGGCGTCAGCGTGGACGAAATAACTGCCAAGACCGAGGCGCATTTCACCGTCGCCCTTGGAAAGCACGCAGCATGAGCGACATCGTCATTGTCGGCGCCGCCCGCACCCCCATCGGCAGTTTCCTCGGCCCGCTCAGCGCGGTGCCAGCCCATGATCTTGGCGCCACGGCCATAACCGCCGCACTCACCCGCGCGGGCGTCGCGCCCGGTGACGTCAACGAGGTCATCCTCGGCCAGGTTCTGACGGCCGGCGCCGGCCAGAATCCCGCCCGCCAGGCCGCCATCAAGGCTGGCATTCCCGCCTCGGCCACGGCCTTCGGCATCAACCAGGTCTGTGGGTCCGGTCTGCGCGCCGTGGCCCTGGGCATGCAGCAGTTGCAAGGCGGCGACGCCGATATCGTGGTGGCGGGTGGCCAGGAATCCATGTCCCTGTCACCCCATTGCCAGGCCCTGCGCCTGGGCACCAAGATGGGCCCGGTCGGCCTGGTCGACACCATGGTCAATGATGGCCTCGTGGATGCCTTTGGCGGCTACCACATGGGCATTACGGCCGAAAACGTCGCCAAGAAGTTCGGTATTTCCCGCGACCAGCAGGATGCCTTTGCCCTGGCCAGTCAGCAAAAGGCGGCCAAGGCACAGGCGGACGGGCATTTCACCGCTGAGATCGCGCCGGTCAGCATCGAAACCCGCAAGGGTACGACCATTGTGGACGCAGACGATCACCTGCGCCCGGAAACCAGCGCGGAGGGCCTCGGCAAGCTCCGCCCCGCCTTCGACAAGGAGGGCTCGGTGACGGCGGGCAATGCCTCCGGCCTCAATGATGGCGCCGCGGCTCTGGTGCTGATGACCGAAGCCGAGGCTGTCCGACGCGGCCTCAATCCGCTGGCGCGCATTGCCGGCTGGGCCACGGCCGGCGTCGACCCATCGATCATGGGCACAGGTCCGATCCCGGCCTCGAAAAAGGCGCTGCTCAAGGCCGGCTGGTCGATCGCCGATCTCGACAGGATCGAGGCCAATGAGGCCTTTGCCGCCCAGGCCTGTGCCGTCAATGCCGGCATGGAATGGGACAGCGCCATCGTCAATGTCAATGGTGGCGCCATTGCCCTCGGTCACCCCATCGGTGCCTCGGGCGCCCGCATTCTGGTCACCCTGCTGCACGAACTGATCCGCTCTGGCGGCAAGCGCGGACTGGCCACCCTGTGCATCGGCGGCGGCATGGGCGTGGCACTCTGCATCGAGCGCGAATAGCCAGTATCGCGCCCCGCTAGAGTGCGGCCCCGGTTTGGGGATCGAAGAGGTGAACCCGCTCCGGCGCGATCTTGAGGCTCACCCGGTCCCCGGCCTTGAGCCCTGTGCGGTCGGACTGCACCAGCTGCACCGCGCCGTCGCGCGAGGTGAGGTAGGTCGCTGACCCCGTCGATTCCACCACGCCGATCTCGAGGTGGACGTCGCCAGCCGCATCAATGTCGAGATGCTCGGGCCGCAGGCCAACGACGATGTCGCGACCAGCCTCGAGCGTTCGGGACAGTTTCAACCGTCCCGCACCATCGGCCAGCACCACCTCCGCACCGTTCTCGGCCACGTGGCCAGCCATGAAATTCATGGCTGGCGAGCCGATAAACCCGGCCACGAAGCGATTGACTGGATGGTCGTAGAGGTCGAGCGGCCGGCCCTGCTGTTCGATGACCCCGTCTCGCATGACGACGACCCAATCGGCCATGGTCATGGCCTCGATCTGGTCATGGGTGACATAGACCGAGGTCGCGCCCAGCCGGTCGTGCAGCGCGCGGATCTCCTTGCGCATCTGCACGCGCAGGGCAGCGTCAAGGTTCGAGAGTGGTTCATCGAACAGGAATGCCTTGGGATTGCGGATGATTGCCCTGCCCATGGCCACGCGCTGCCGCTGCCCGCCGGAGAGTTGCCGCGGATAGCGCGACAAAAGATTTGCAAGGCCCGTCGTGGCGGCGACTTCGGCAGCCTTCTGGCGGGCCTCGGCCTTGCCGACACCGCGCAGCCGCAACGAGTAGGTCAGGTTCTCCTCCACCGTCATATGCGGATAAAGCGCGTATGACTGGAAGACCATGGCGATATCGCGGTGCCGCGGCGGCACGCCCGTCATGGTCTCGCCGGCAATCCGGAGCTCGCCCGACGTGATCGTTTCGAGCCCCGCAATCGATCGCAACAGGGTCGACTTGCCACATCCGGAGGGGCCGACCAGCGCCACGAAACTGCCCTTGTCGATCGTCAGAGACACATTCTTGAGCGCGTGGAAGGCGCCATAGTGCTTGTCGATGGCACTGAGTTCGATCTGCGGCTGTGCACTCATTTGAGGGCTCCCGAGGTAAGGCCGGAGACAATACGGCGTTGCAGGATGACGAAGGCGGCAAGGATCGGCGTCACATAGATGGCCGAATAGGCCATGATCGAACTCCAGTCGCTGGAATTGGGCCCCAGGAAACCTGAGAGGCCAACGCTGGCCGGCTGCAGACTGGGGCTCTGGATGATAGACTTGGAGTAGATGTACTCGCCAAAGGCGCTCATGAAGGTGAGGATGGCGCAGACGAGAATGCCGTTGCGGGCTAGCGGCAGGACAATGGAGAAGAAAGCTCCGACACGCGAATTGCCGTCCACCAGCGCCGCCTCTTCAAGTTCGCGCGGCACGCTCATGAAGGTCGCCCGGACCAGAACCACGAAAAACGGCATGGCCTTGGCCGCGGCGGCGAGCACCACCGCCGTGCGCGGATAGTTGAGCAGGCCCACCTGGTTGAAACCCACAAAGAGCGGCGTCACCATGACCGATGCCGGCAGAACCTGCAGCATCAGCACGCAGAACAGCCCCACATCAACCCAGACATTGCGGTAGCGCGCCAGCACATAGGCGCAGCCTGTGCCCAGCACCACGGTGATGGCAGTCACCCCGCTGGCGATGAGCACCGAGTTCCAGAGATAGACCGGCATGGTGCGGCGCGCCCAGACTTCGCCATAGACACCCGGATTGGGATCGCGCGGCCAGAAGGTGGGCGGGTTGGCGAACATTTCCGAGCCGCCCTTGAGGCTGGTGATATACATCCAGTAGAGCGGAAACAGGTAGATGGCGGCCAGGGCCAGCGCCACGGCCAGCAGAAACCACGGTGTATAGGTCCTGGTCATCCGCGCACCTCATGGCGCGTCGAGCGCACATAGACGACCGAGGCAAAAAGCACGAGCAGGAACATCATCACGGACACGGTCGCTCCCTTGGCGAAGTCGTAAAGTTGGAAGCTCAACTGCCAGGACCAGTAGCCGGCGACATTGGACGTGTTGGCCGGACCGCCTTCGGTCAGGGCAGGAAAGAGATCGAACTGCTGCAACGTTCCGATCAGGCCGAGCGAGAGCACGGCACCGATGGTCGAGCGCATCATCGGCAGGGTAATGGTCCAGAACCTCTGGAAGGCATTGGCGCCATCCAGTTCCGCTGCCTCGTAGAGGTCGCGGGGTATGGCGGCGAGGCCAACCGAAAGCAGCAGCATGTTGAAGGCCAGGCCCAGCCAGATATTGGCGATGATCACTGCCCAGATGGAAAAAGCGGGATCCGATTTCCAGAAGATATTGGCATCGATGATGCCAAGTGCCCTCAGGATCACATTGAGCACGCCGAAATCGCCGGCCAGGATCCAGCTCCAGATGGCCCCGACCACCAGGCCCGGCATGACCCAGGACACCAGAAACAGCCCGCGAATGGTGGCCGACCCTGGAAATTTCTGGGCGAAGAACAGGGCAAGCGCGAAACCGAGCACAAACTGCCCGGCCATCGATCCGAAGACGAAGATCAGCGTATTGCGCGTCACCAGCCAGAATTCGGGCTGCTGTACCACGGCGACATAGTTGTCAAAGCCGGCGAACGGGCGAATGAGCGAGCCGAGGGTGAACATATCCACCTGCTGAAAGCTCATCAGCACATTGTAGATCAGCGGGGCTCCGGCCAGGGCCATCAGAAAGACCAGGGCAGCGCCGACCAGCAGGATGTCAAATCCCACTCCGTCGCGCAGGGAACTGAGGGCCTTGAGCATCTGTGCCTCCATGCCTCATGTTGTAAAATGCCGGCCAGACACATGTCCGGCCGGCCAGGCGCTGGGAGGCGTTAGTTGACGATGCCGTCGATCGTGGCCTGAGCCTGGTTGAGGGCATCCATGGAGGACATCTGGCCGGTCAGGGCCTGTTGCATGGCATCGTAGATAGCCTTCGAAATCTTCTGCCATTCCGGATGCGGTCCGCGCGGCTGGGCGAACTGCAACTGCTCCTGGAACACCTTGAGGGCCGCGTCCTTCTTCTCGATGCCGGTCTCCGGCAGTTCGATATCGCCACGCGCCGGCAGATTGCCGAATTCAGGGAAGATACGATTGTCCTGGCTGGCGAAGAATTCGAGCAGGCGGAAGGCCTCGTCCGGGTGCTGCGTTGTGGACATGATGCCCCAGTCGAACCCACCCAGGGCCGACGAACGCTCGCCGCCTTCGGTGACTGTCGGCAGCAGCGCCACGCCCCAATCGAACTGGGCATCTTCGACCATGCGGTCGACTTCCCAGGGACCGGAAATGGCCATGGCGGCATTACCCGAGTTGAAGGTGCCGGTGGAGTCCCACTGGCCCAGGCTCAGCACGTCCTTGGAGGCCCAGCCATTGTCGATCATCTGCTTCCACAGGTCGAGCACATGGGCAGCGCCCTCGGTATTGACCTTGTCATAGCCCCCGCCCGACATCTGGATGATCGGCAGGAACTGGAACGTGCCCTCTTCGCCGGCACGCGCCGAGAAGGTCGCGCCATAAACGCCGGCGGCCGGATCGGTCAGCTTTTCGGCATATTCGACGACTTCATCCCAGGTCTTGGGCGGCTCGCTCAGACCCGCCTTGGCGAACAGGTCCTTGTTGTAGAAGATGCCGATCGTGTCGGTATATTTGGGCAGGCCGAAGATCTTGCCGTCCCAGGTCACCGAGTTCATCGGGCCCTCGAAATAGTCGGCCTGGCTCAGCACTTCTGAATTGGCGACGCGCTCGGTGATGTCGAGCATGGCACCGCGCGAGGAGAACAGGGCGAAGTCCGGATTGTCGAAGGACACGATATCGGGCGCATTGCCGGTCGCGAAGGCGCGCAGTGTTTCGTTGACCAGTTCGTCGAACGGCACGGCGCGGTATTCGACGACGATATCGTCATTGGCCTCGTCAAACTCCTTCGAATAGGTGTCGGCAATACCCGGGCGGTCATTGCCGTCGATCGACCAGACCTTGAGCGTCACCTGCGCATAGGCAGGTCCGGCCGCGACCAAAGCGCCCGCCGCCAGACCGGCGAATAGACCAAGTTTAAAAATCTGCATTATATCCTCCCTTGCGGCCCTCGGGCCGTTTGCGTGCCGCTCGGGTTCCTCTTCCCTTGCGGCTCTCCTCGCTGTCGTGGGCGGTGCAACGCCCGCGACAGCATCTCACTCTCCATGTGGTCCGGTTCCCCTCAGAACCTGGAACCACACGAACTGGTCATCTGTGGCGCAGGACCGCCACCGGGTGCGCCTCGCAGGCCCGACCCTCAGCCGGCGAGCGCCACATGGTCGCCGCCGCGCGCTGCCTTGAGATGGTTGAGCGCGTGAATTTGTCCGGTCATTTCCAGATCATCGCGATAGACCGGGTCGTGCCAGCCCTCGATATCGATCGAGCCGCTCCACCCAGCCAGCCGCAGTTCCGAAATGATGTCGGTCCAGTTGCTGTCGCCAAAGCCGGGCGTGCGCATGAACACGAATTTTTCCTTGCCGAAGATTCCGTGTTCGCGGATCACGTCCCAGCGGATGGTGGCGTCCTTGCCGTGGACGTGGAAGAACTTGTGCGCCCATTTGCGGATCTGCGGCAGCGGATCGATCAGATAGACCATCTGGTGGCAGGGCTCCCACTCGAGCCCGATATTGTCGTCCGGCGTCTCGTTGAACATCAGCTCCCACGCATCGGGATTGTGGGCGATGTTCCAGTCGCCGCTCTGCCAATTGCCATCCATGGCGCAGTTTTCAAAGGCAATCCTGACGCCCTTGTCGGCGGCGCGCTTGGCCAGTTCCGACCAGACTTGTCTATACCGCGGCAGGCTGTCGGTGAGCGGCTTGTTGCGGACGCGACCGGTAAAGCCCGCCACGCAGGTGGCGCCGAAATGATGGGCATTGTCGATGCAGTCCTTCCAGCCCTGCAGGGTCTGGCGGTCCATCTCCTGGTCTTCGAGCGGATTGCCGAACATGCCGATGGTCGAGATGGTGATGTCGCGATCCCCGATCGCGTCCTTGCAGCGCTTGCCCAGTTCGGCCAGGTCCTGGCCATTGGTCGTCTGCCAGAAGAATGGCTCGAAGCTCTCGAAACCGAGGCCCGCTATCTCGGCGATGCGCTCGGCCGCCTTGCCGGCGCTGGCGCTCACCATAGTGCCGATACGAATGGATTTTGCGGGGTCGCTCACGGGTTAACCTCAGGCTGAAATGGTGACGCGCTGGCCGGTCTTGGCGCTTTGGATGGCGGCAAAGACCATGGCCAGGCTTTTGATGTTGTCATTGCTCGCCGTCTCCGGCGGACGGCCGTTCTCGATGGCGGAGAGGAAATCGACGATGACGCTGGCATGGCCATGCGTCTGGTCAGGGTCGGTGGGTGCGGGAACATCGATATCGGCCAGATCGCGGAGGAAACCGGTCTCGCCATTGACCACGCGGGCCTGAAACTGCGCATCGCCGTCCCAGAGCAGCGTGCCCTTCGTGCCGATGATGCGCCAGGCGCTTTCCCAGCTCGTATTGGCCCCCTCGGCGGCCCAGGAACCGCGATAGTTGAAGACCACGTCGTCCTCGAACTCGAATATGGCATTGGCGGCGGCGCCGTGCCGGTACCAGGACCCTTTGGGATTGGTTTCAAGGCAGTACACGGCCCTTGGCGCCTTGCCGGCCATGAAACGGGCAGCGTCCAGGGTGTGGATGGCCATGTCGAGCAGGAGGACATTGTCCATGTCCTCACGAAAGCCACCGAAATGGGCGCCGATGAAGAAGTCGCAATTGAGACTGGTGATGTCGCCGAGCGCGCCGCTTTCGATCAGCCGGCGGATGCGGCGCACGCCGGAAATGAAGCGCCGGTTCTGGACGACGGCATGGACGCGCCCTGCGGCAGCGGCCTTGGCGACCAGGGCCCTGCCCTGTTCGATGGAAGTCGCCATGGGTTTTTCGCTCAAGACGTGACAGCCGTGGCGCAGCCCGGTCTCGACCACATTGCCGCGCGCGCCGGGCACCACCACGTCAAACAGCAGGTCGGGCTTTGTTTGTGCGAGAACCGAATCGAGATCGGAGCCAGTCAGGGCCTCTGTGAGGCCAAACTCGCCGGCACGCGCCTCGGCCATTGCCGGGTCGAGATCGACGAGCCCGACGATCCGGATGCGGCCAGCCAGTAGCGGATGCTCCGCAATGGTCGATAGCCAACCCTTGGACATGCCGCCGCAACCAGCCAGCACCGCCGTGTAAACCACGAGAGACCTCCCTCTGGACATTGCCGTGCCCTTGCCCTCTTCTGCGGCAATCGGTCAGCACGTCCCGTAAACGTTTACGACGTTAGCTTTGACAGGATTTCTCTGTCAATAGATTTCCGTAAACGTTTTTGGCGATGTTGGAGTTGTGAGCATGAGAGGGCGCATTTGATGACGGGAATCAGGCAGTTGGCGCAGCATCTCAACCTGTCCATCGGCACGGTTTCGCGCGCGCTCAACGGCAAGCCGGATGTCAACGATGAGACGCGCCGTCGGGTGCTCGACGCTGCCGCGGCCATTGGCTACGTGCCCAATCAGGCCGGCCGGTCCCTGCGCCAGGGCAATACCAATGCCATCGGGTTCATGATCGAATTGGGCGCCGATATCAACGGCAACAGTGACACCTTCTTCATGGGGGTCTTCGACGGCGTTCAATCCGTACTGGCCCGGCATCATCTCGATCTGGTGGCGCTGCCCTGCCCCACGGACGAGAACCCATCGGCCTATCTGCAGCGCATGATCGGGCGGCGGCTGGTCGACGGCCTCATCATCTCGGCCACGCATCGCAAGGATCCGCGCATCGACCTCTTGATGGGCGCCCGCATTCCCTTCGTTGCCCTTGGCCGCTCGGAAACCCCGGGCGATTATCCGTGGCTCGATCTTGATTTCGACGGCGTCGCCCGGCGCGCCATCGACCGCCTGGTGGCCGCCGGCCACAGCCGCATCGCCGCCGCCGTACCCAGTAACGATATCAATCTGGGCTTCGTCTTTCTCGATGGCTACAAGGCCGCGCTCAAGCGCCACGGCCTGCCCTTCGATCCGGGCCTGGTCATGCGCGTTCCGTCATCGGAACTGGGCGGCTATCAGCTAGGCCATGACATCCTGGCCATGGAGAATCGACCGTCGGCCATCGTGCTTCACTATGAGCTGCTGGCCCTCGGCCTATACCGGCAATTGGCCGAAGCCGGCCTCCAGCCCGGCCGCGACCTCGCCATCATCGGCTTCCGGGACAATCCGGTGTCCCGCTACATGTCGCCGCGACTGACCTGTTTCCGCTTGTCCCTGCGCGATCTCGGCATATCCCTGGCCGAGGCCCTGCTGGCCAACATGCCGGGCTATGCCGATCAATATCCCCTCGGCGTGGTGCGCCGCGTGGTACCCATGGACCTGGTCGACGGGCGGAGCGATGTGCCGCCCGCATGACCGGGTTGTCTCCAACCCCTGCTACCCCGCCGCTTCAGTTGCGGCGATTGCCGTCATGTTGACGATGCCGCGCGAGGTCACAGTGGGCGCCAGGATATGGGCGGGCTTGGCCGTGCCCATCAGGATCGGCCCGATATGCAGCCCATTATTGAGTTCCTTGAGCAGGGTCATCGAGAGATTCGCCGCTTCCAGATTGGGGAATATAAGAAGGTTCGCTTCGCCCTTCAGCACCGAATCTGGGATATAGCGTTCGCGCAGGCTTTCATTGACGGCCAGGTCGCCCTGCATCTCGCCCTCGACCACCAGGTCCGGCGCTTCGGCCTTGAGCCGCTCATAAACTGCCCGCATCTTCTGGCTGGTATCGCCATCGCGTGAGCCGAAGTTCGAATAGGAGAGCAGGGCCGCTCTGGCCTCGATATTGAAGCGCTTGAGATGGTCTCGCGCCTGCAGCGCGATGGAGACCAGTTCGTCCTCGGTCGGATCGATATTGGCATAGGTATCGGCGAGGAAAAACACGCCGCGATTGAGGATCAGCATGGAGAGCGCCGAGAGCTGCTGCGCGCCCGGCGCCACCCCGATCACCGAGTGAATGTCGCGGGCATGCTTGATGAAGCGGCCCTGGAGGCCGCAGATCAGCGCATCAGCCTCGCCGCGCCGCACCGCCAGCGCCCCGATGACCGTGGTATTGGTGCGCACGATGGTGCGGGCCGTGTCGGGGGTCACGCCCTTGCGGCCGACCAGGGCATGGAAATCGGCGACATAGTCGCGATAGCGCGGATCGTCCTCGGGGTTGATGACCTCGAAATCAGCGCCCGGACGGATGGTGAGGCCAAACCGCTCGAGCCGGGTCTCGATCACTGAAGGCCGCCCGATCAGGATGGGCTTGCCGATACCATCCTCAAGAATCACCTGGGCTGCGCGCAACACCCGCTCGTCCTCGCCATCGGCAAAGGCAATGCGCTTGCCCGAAGCCTGAGCCCGCTCGATCATCGGCTTCATCACCATGCCGGAGCGGAAGACGAAGCGCCGCAACTGGTCACGGTACGCGTCAAAATCGGCAATCGGGCGGGTCGCGACACCACTCTCCATCGCCGCCTTGGCGACAGCCGGCGCGATGCGCAGGATCAGCCGCTGATCGAACGGGTTGGGGATGAGATAGTCGGGCCCGAAAATGGCCGGCACCCCATGCGCCGTGGCTTCGAGGCCCGGCTCATGCGCCAGTTTGGCGATGGCATGGGCCGCGGCCGCCTTCATGTCTTCATTGATGATGGTGGCGCCGCAATCGAGCGCCCCGCGGAACAGGAAGGGGAAGCAGAGGACATTGTTGACCTGGTTGGGATAGTCGGACCGACCGGTGCAGACCAAAGCATCGGGGCGCGCTTCTTTCGCCAGTTCCGGCATGATCTCGGGGATGGGATTGGAGAGCGCCAGGATCAGCGGATTGGGCGCCATCTCCGTCATCATCTCCGGCTTGAGCGCTCCGGCCTTGGACAAACCGACATAGATGTCGGCCCCCGCCATCACCTCGGCCAGTTCGGTCTTGTCGGTGTCCTGGGCAAAGGCGCCGCGCCAGCGGTCCACGCTATTGTCCCGGCTTTTGGTCACGAGGCCCTTGCTGTCGGCGATCCAGATATTCTCGCGTTTCGCGCCCACCGCGATCAGCATGTTCATGCAGGCAATCGCCGCCGCGCCCGCGCCGGAGGTGACGATCTTGGCCTTGCCGATGTCTTTCTTCACCAGCCGCATGGCATTGATCACCGCAGCGGCCACGATGATGGCGGTGCCGTGCTGGTCGTCGTGAAAGACCGGGATATTCATCCGCTCGCGCAGCGCTTCCTCGATCTCGAAGCATTCGGGCGCCTTGATGTCCTCGAGATTGATGCCCCCAAAACTCGGCTCGAGTGGCGCAACGATGTCGATGAAGCGCTTGGGGTCCTGCTCGTTGACCTCGAGATCGATTGAGTCGATGCCGGCAAACTTCTTGAACAGCACCGCCTTGCCTTCCATCACCGGCTTGCTTGCCAGCGCTCCGATATTGCCCAGGCCCAGCACCGCCGTGCCATTGGAGATCACCGCCACCAGATTGCCCTTGGAAGTGTACCTATAGGCATCGAGCGGATTGGCCGCGATTTCCTCGCACGGAATGGCCACGCCGGGGGAGTAGGCCAGCGACAGGTCGCGCGTATTGGCCAGCGCCTTGGTCGGCGTGATTTCCAGCTTTCCCGGACGGGGAAACTCGTGGAAATGCAGTGCGGCCTCGCGCAGGCTGGCGGACTTGTCCTCGGTCATGGCTCTCTCCCTGATATCGACATGCAGCCGGGTCACCCGGCGCTGCCCAATCTGCTGGGAGGCTATGACACAATGGTGGCCGCACCCATCGCAAATCAGGGCCAGTGCCCGCTTGAAAGCCATACTTTCGTCGAACGCGGTGCGCCGGCTTGCGCTACCGCCTGAACAACACGCCGCCCAACCATCCGGTGGCCAGGGCGATAAGAACAGCGGCAAGGCCGTAGAGCGGGGGATTGAAGCGCGCCAGATCGGCCACATAGCGCTCGAACCCCTGCGTGCGCACCGTGAAGCGCGTCGTGGTTTCACCCAGCACCTGGCCTTTGCCGATCACATAGGCGCGGGCCAGATAGAGGCCGTTGGTGGCATTGGACTCGATCGGCACGCGCAGGGAAAACGCCGTATCGGACAACATGGTGACCCCCCGTTCCGCCTGAGAAAAACGTCCCTTCCCCTGCATCAGACGGACGAATTCGGCGTCGAAGTCACTGTTGGCGGTCAAATCGCGCAGCGAGGCCGCGAGCGCAGCAAGGTCGAACCGCGTATTTTCCGGTGCGGCGGGATCGAGCACCTGGCTCAAGGGGCTGGTGGAGAAAATGCCGTAATAGGCCGGCACCTGGTCATAGCGCGCCGAAGCCGCGTTGAGCACGAATCCGAACTGCCTCTGCTTCTCGCGCACCACCCAGTCCGTCGACGGACCCTGGACCACCACCACCACGGCATAGGGCGCATCGGCCGGCGGCGCCGGGGTAATGGAGCCAAACAGCGTCACCGCCTGGCCACGGAAGTTGGAATGCACCGCCACGACCGGGTCCGAATTGGTGAGGACGACTTCGACCTGCGCCATGGCGGCCGATGGCAGCAGGAACAGCAGGCAAATCCAGAGGATGCGATACCATTGGGCCATCATGCTTCACCAAAGCCAAGCTGGGTCAGCGTGAACGGATCGGCTGGCGCAATGACCAGCCCCAGCCCGAAGCGGATGGCGATCGC includes the following:
- a CDS encoding TIGR02186 family protein; this translates as MAQWYRILWICLLFLLPSAAMAQVEVVLTNSDPVVAVHSNFRGQAVTLFGSITPAPPADAPYAVVVVVQGPSTDWVVREKQRQFGFVLNAASARYDQVPAYYGIFSTSPLSQVLDPAAPENTRFDLAALAASLRDLTANSDFDAEFVRLMQGKGRFSQAERGVTMLSDTAFSLRVPIESNATNGLYLARAYVIGKGQVLGETTTRFTVRTQGFERYVADLARFNPPLYGLAAVLIALATGWLGGVLFRR
- a CDS encoding NADP-dependent malic enzyme; protein product: MTEDKSASLREAALHFHEFPRPGKLEITPTKALANTRDLSLAYSPGVAIPCEEIAANPLDAYRYTSKGNLVAVISNGTAVLGLGNIGALASKPVMEGKAVLFKKFAGIDSIDLEVNEQDPKRFIDIVAPLEPSFGGINLEDIKAPECFEIEEALRERMNIPVFHDDQHGTAIIVAAAVINAMRLVKKDIGKAKIVTSGAGAAAIACMNMLIAVGAKRENIWIADSKGLVTKSRDNSVDRWRGAFAQDTDKTELAEVMAGADIYVGLSKAGALKPEMMTEMAPNPLILALSNPIPEIMPELAKEARPDALVCTGRSDYPNQVNNVLCFPFLFRGALDCGATIINEDMKAAAAHAIAKLAHEPGLEATAHGVPAIFGPDYLIPNPFDQRLILRIAPAVAKAAMESGVATRPIADFDAYRDQLRRFVFRSGMVMKPMIERAQASGKRIAFADGEDERVLRAAQVILEDGIGKPILIGRPSVIETRLERFGLTIRPGADFEVINPEDDPRYRDYVADFHALVGRKGVTPDTARTIVRTNTTVIGALAVRRGEADALICGLQGRFIKHARDIHSVIGVAPGAQQLSALSMLILNRGVFFLADTYANIDPTEDELVSIALQARDHLKRFNIEARAALLSYSNFGSRDGDTSQKMRAVYERLKAEAPDLVVEGEMQGDLAVNESLRERYIPDSVLKGEANLLIFPNLEAANLSMTLLKELNNGLHIGPILMGTAKPAHILAPTVTSRGIVNMTAIAATEAAG